Proteins encoded in a region of the Haloarcula sp. CBA1129 genome:
- a CDS encoding aldo/keto reductase, protein MNRRQLGTTEYDVTDVGLGTWNIGGDWGDVSAEEGRETIRTALDAGVDFIDTADVYGDGFSEQRIAEVLDEREVRDEVTVATKAGRRLDPHTAERYNYDNLSEHVDRSREYLGVDTLELLQLHCPPTDAYYQPETFNALSRLQDEGLVEHCGVSVERVEEALKAIEYPEIETVQIIFNMFRQRPAELFFEEAKRRDIGVIIRVPLASGLLTGTLSRDMEFPENDHRNFNIEGEAFDRGETFAGLPVDAGFDAVEELREHVPERMTMAQMSLRWILDHDAVSTVIPGSTSPDHVRANAAVSDMDPLSNRVHGAVRDTYEEYVFDDVHHRW, encoded by the coding sequence GTGAACCGACGACAGTTAGGGACGACAGAGTATGACGTGACTGATGTCGGACTGGGTACTTGGAATATCGGTGGTGACTGGGGTGATGTCTCGGCGGAGGAGGGCCGGGAAACGATCCGCACAGCGCTCGATGCCGGCGTCGACTTCATCGACACTGCTGACGTGTACGGCGACGGCTTCAGCGAACAGCGCATCGCCGAAGTGCTCGACGAACGTGAGGTCCGCGATGAGGTGACCGTCGCGACGAAGGCCGGCCGCCGCCTCGACCCACACACTGCCGAGCGCTACAACTACGACAATCTCTCGGAACACGTCGACCGTTCGCGTGAGTATCTCGGAGTCGACACGCTCGAACTGCTGCAACTGCACTGTCCGCCGACCGACGCCTACTACCAGCCCGAGACGTTCAACGCCCTATCGCGGTTGCAAGACGAGGGGCTGGTCGAGCACTGCGGCGTCAGCGTCGAACGCGTCGAGGAAGCACTGAAAGCCATCGAGTACCCGGAAATCGAGACGGTCCAGATAATCTTCAATATGTTCCGCCAGCGGCCCGCGGAGCTGTTCTTCGAGGAGGCCAAGCGCCGCGACATCGGCGTCATTATCCGCGTCCCGCTGGCCTCTGGACTCCTGACAGGTACCCTCTCCAGAGACATGGAGTTCCCCGAGAACGACCACCGGAATTTCAACATCGAGGGTGAGGCGTTCGACCGCGGTGAAACCTTTGCCGGCCTTCCGGTCGACGCAGGCTTCGACGCCGTCGAGGAACTCCGCGAGCACGTTCCCGAGCGGATGACGATGGCTCAGATGTCGCTGCGGTGGATTTTGGACCACGACGCTGTATCGACTGTTATCCCCGGCTCGACCTCGCCGGATCACGTCCGGGCGAACGCAGCAGTCAGCGATATGGACCCCCTCTCTAATCGCGTTCATGGTGCGGTGCGTGACACCTACGAGGAGTACGTCTTCGACGACGTCCATCATCGCTGGTAG
- a CDS encoding zinc ribbon domain-containing protein yields MSKITFRADDDLIDQLEAFDASKSEVMREALREYLGDASPSASEPSSASESVTDAETIDELIEERVDSIIADRLQTRQRRSQPQDVNVNISLDGVSAGAANAETERRQATDRGANTGDGRSHSESQTSDTSGRKTDTETRDRADTEERKTCAQCGENLGSDHVYCPNCGEKASRRVFCDCGDELRSDWGFCPGCGRRTPAADVLDQT; encoded by the coding sequence ATGAGTAAGATAACGTTCCGTGCTGACGATGACCTCATCGACCAACTCGAGGCGTTCGACGCCTCGAAGAGCGAGGTCATGCGTGAAGCGCTCCGGGAGTATCTCGGAGACGCATCACCGTCAGCGTCGGAACCGTCGTCGGCGTCGGAGTCCGTGACCGACGCCGAGACAATCGACGAACTCATCGAAGAACGCGTCGACAGCATCATCGCCGACAGACTGCAAACGCGACAACGCCGTTCGCAACCGCAGGATGTCAACGTAAACATCTCGTTAGACGGCGTTAGTGCGGGAGCAGCGAACGCCGAAACCGAACGACGACAGGCCACTGACCGAGGTGCAAACACTGGGGACGGACGGTCTCACAGCGAAAGTCAAACGTCTGATACGAGCGGGCGTAAGACAGATACGGAAACACGGGACAGAGCCGATACAGAGGAACGTAAGACGTGCGCGCAATGTGGTGAAAACCTTGGTTCTGACCACGTTTACTGCCCGAACTGTGGTGAGAAGGCGTCTCGCCGGGTGTTCTGTGACTGCGGCGATGAACTCCGGTCGGACTGGGGATTCTGCCCGGGTTGTGGGAGACGAACGCCTGCGGCGGACGTCCTTGACCAGACCTGA
- a CDS encoding SDR family NAD(P)-dependent oxidoreductase — MPQMSEAMSKPHMERFDLEGQRAIITGASSGIGRAIAEEFAADGADVVVCSREQDNVGPVADEINDSDRPGEAVAIECDVTDREAVEALVEATVDEFGGLDVLVNNAGASFMSGFDDISENGWKTIVDINLHGTYHCTQAAGDALADGDGGTVINLSSVAGEQGAPYMSHYGAAKAGVSNLTSTLSAEWADRDIRINCIAPGFVATPGVESQMGVSADNIDREAVERRIGLSEEIADIALFLASPASSYIVGQTITAAGVPRLEETPDI; from the coding sequence ATGCCCCAGATGTCGGAAGCGATGTCAAAGCCACACATGGAGCGGTTCGATCTGGAGGGGCAGCGGGCGATTATCACGGGCGCATCGAGCGGCATCGGCCGGGCAATCGCGGAGGAGTTCGCGGCCGACGGAGCCGACGTAGTTGTCTGCTCGCGCGAACAGGACAACGTCGGCCCCGTTGCCGACGAGATCAACGACAGCGACCGGCCCGGCGAGGCGGTCGCCATCGAATGCGACGTAACAGACCGTGAGGCCGTCGAGGCGCTGGTAGAGGCGACCGTCGACGAGTTCGGTGGGTTGGACGTGCTCGTGAACAACGCCGGCGCGAGCTTCATGTCCGGCTTCGACGACATCAGCGAGAACGGCTGGAAGACCATCGTCGACATCAACCTCCACGGGACCTACCACTGCACGCAGGCGGCCGGTGACGCGCTGGCCGATGGCGACGGCGGGACAGTCATCAATCTCTCCAGCGTCGCCGGCGAACAGGGCGCGCCGTATATGAGCCACTACGGGGCCGCGAAAGCCGGGGTCAGCAATCTCACATCGACGCTGTCGGCGGAATGGGCTGACCGCGACATCCGAATCAACTGCATCGCGCCGGGCTTTGTCGCCACGCCGGGCGTCGAGTCACAGATGGGCGTCAGTGCCGACAACATCGACCGCGAGGCCGTCGAGCGTCGCATCGGCCTCTCAGAGGAAATCGCCGACATCGCGCTGTTCCTTGCAAGCCCGGCGTCGTCGTACATCGTCGGTCAGACCATCACCGCCGCCGGCGTCCCACGGCTCGAAGAGACGCCCGACATCTGA
- a CDS encoding ribbon-helix-helix domain-containing protein, with translation MERVTLRIPKQQIEEVEQMVETGEYPNRSEAIRSAVREMLAEEGSEQASEKKRSWAKV, from the coding sequence ATGGAGCGTGTGACACTACGGATTCCGAAGCAGCAGATCGAAGAGGTCGAACAAATGGTCGAGACGGGCGAGTACCCCAATCGGAGCGAAGCGATTCGCTCGGCGGTCCGGGAGATGCTCGCTGAGGAAGGCTCCGAACAAGCCTCCGAGAAGAAGCGGTCTTGGGCCAAGGTGTAA
- the ftsZ gene encoding cell division protein FtsZ, translated as MQDIVNEALERDEQEQQKMSDADVDGFGDPRIVIVGCGGAGNNTVNRLYNIGVEGADTVAINTDKQHLKMIEADTKILVGKSLTNGLGAGGDPSMGERATEMAQGTIKEVLGDADLVFVTAGMGGGTGTGAAPVVSKIAKEQGAIVVGMVSTPFNVERARTVKAEEGLEKLRNEADSIIVLDNNRLLDYVPNLPIGKAFSVMDQIIAETVKGISETITQPSLINLDYADMTSIMNQGGVAVMLVGETQDKNKTEEVVKDAMNHPLLDVDYRGASGGLVHITGGPDLTLKEAEGIAQNITERLEADANVIWGARIQEEYKGKVRVMAIMTGVQSAQVLGPTTQKQANKSREAIQEVSDDTSFDASDNVESFDSPAPNSGSQSSSGRNAGYSETDGGQDQREKNNGLDVIRTNK; from the coding sequence ATGCAGGATATCGTTAACGAGGCCCTCGAACGCGACGAGCAAGAGCAACAGAAGATGTCCGACGCGGATGTCGACGGGTTCGGAGACCCGCGCATCGTCATCGTCGGCTGTGGTGGCGCCGGCAACAACACGGTCAACCGCCTGTACAACATCGGCGTCGAGGGCGCTGACACCGTGGCCATCAACACGGATAAACAGCACCTCAAGATGATCGAAGCCGACACGAAGATTCTGGTCGGCAAGTCCCTCACCAACGGCCTCGGGGCCGGTGGCGACCCGTCGATGGGCGAGCGCGCCACGGAGATGGCACAGGGGACTATCAAAGAAGTGCTGGGCGACGCAGACCTCGTGTTCGTCACCGCCGGTATGGGTGGCGGGACCGGGACCGGTGCGGCTCCGGTCGTCTCGAAGATCGCCAAGGAACAGGGCGCAATCGTCGTCGGCATGGTGTCGACGCCGTTCAACGTCGAGCGAGCACGGACGGTCAAGGCCGAGGAAGGCCTAGAGAAGCTCCGCAACGAAGCGGACTCCATCATCGTGCTGGACAACAACCGCCTGCTCGATTACGTCCCGAACCTCCCAATCGGTAAGGCGTTCTCCGTGATGGACCAAATCATCGCCGAGACCGTCAAGGGTATCTCCGAGACAATCACCCAGCCGAGCCTCATCAACCTCGACTACGCCGACATGACATCCATCATGAATCAGGGCGGCGTCGCGGTGATGCTGGTCGGCGAGACTCAGGACAAGAACAAGACCGAAGAGGTCGTCAAGGACGCGATGAACCACCCGCTGCTTGACGTGGACTACCGCGGCGCGAGCGGCGGGCTAGTCCACATCACCGGCGGCCCGGACCTCACGCTGAAGGAGGCCGAGGGCATCGCACAGAACATCACCGAGCGGCTTGAAGCCGACGCCAACGTCATCTGGGGCGCACGGATTCAGGAAGAGTACAAGGGCAAGGTGCGGGTCATGGCTATCATGACCGGCGTCCAGTCCGCACAGGTGCTCGGTCCGACGACCCAGAAGCAGGCCAACAAGTCCCGCGAGGCGATTCAGGAAGTCAGCGACGACACGTCCTTCGACGCGTCCGACAACGTCGAAAGCTTCGACAGCCCCGCCCCGAACAGCGGGAGTCAGAGCAGCAGCGGTCGCAACGCTGGCTACAGCGAGACCGACGGCGGGCAGGACCAGCGCGAGAAGAACAACGGACTCGACGTCATCCGGACGAACAAGTAG
- a CDS encoding acyl-CoA dehydrogenase family protein: MAFSLTAEQTAVREAVREFGENEIEPLGKECDREKRYPAELMEQAAQYDLIAPEVPEKYGGAGMDSLTGVVVTEELWRADPGIGSAIGSRGFGSSMLQKYGDEWMKEKWLPRITSGESACASAISEPAHGSNVAGIETHAERDSDGWVLNGNKMWITNGTVADVMVVMAKTDPDAGHEGISAFLVPTDTDGLQAEKIDNKLGIRASDLAEIIIDDVRVPEENIIGEEGAGFYQLMDFFASGRANVAAQAVGTAQAAVDDSIQYANEREQFGQPISEFQAIEHKIAEMATNVEAARSLTYRAASAIDEDNLDVATKWASMAKLFASEHAVDVADEAIQVHGGAGYVTDHNVERYYRDARITKIYEGTSEIQKNIIADRVL; the protein is encoded by the coding sequence ATGGCGTTTAGCTTGACGGCCGAGCAGACGGCAGTCCGAGAAGCGGTGCGCGAATTCGGCGAGAACGAGATCGAACCCCTCGGAAAAGAGTGTGACAGGGAGAAACGCTACCCAGCGGAACTGATGGAACAGGCGGCGCAATACGATCTTATCGCGCCGGAAGTCCCCGAGAAATATGGTGGCGCGGGGATGGACAGCCTCACCGGCGTTGTCGTCACTGAGGAACTCTGGCGTGCCGATCCGGGTATCGGGAGCGCCATCGGCTCCCGTGGCTTCGGGTCGAGTATGCTCCAGAAGTACGGCGACGAGTGGATGAAAGAGAAGTGGCTGCCGCGCATTACGAGCGGCGAGTCGGCGTGTGCCAGCGCCATCAGCGAACCCGCCCACGGCTCGAACGTGGCCGGTATCGAGACCCACGCCGAACGTGACAGCGATGGCTGGGTCCTTAACGGCAACAAGATGTGGATCACGAACGGGACCGTCGCCGATGTCATGGTGGTGATGGCCAAGACCGACCCCGACGCCGGCCACGAGGGCATCAGCGCCTTCCTCGTGCCGACGGACACCGACGGCCTGCAGGCCGAGAAAATCGACAACAAACTCGGCATCCGCGCGTCGGATCTGGCCGAAATCATCATCGACGACGTGCGCGTGCCCGAGGAGAACATCATCGGCGAGGAAGGTGCTGGCTTCTACCAGCTGATGGACTTCTTCGCCAGCGGGCGGGCGAACGTGGCCGCACAGGCCGTCGGTACCGCACAGGCCGCCGTCGACGACTCGATCCAGTACGCGAACGAGCGCGAGCAGTTCGGCCAGCCCATCAGCGAGTTTCAGGCCATCGAACACAAGATAGCCGAGATGGCGACCAATGTCGAAGCCGCGCGGTCGCTCACCTACCGCGCCGCGAGCGCCATCGACGAGGACAATCTTGACGTGGCGACAAAGTGGGCCAGCATGGCGAAGCTGTTCGCCAGCGAGCACGCCGTCGACGTGGCCGACGAGGCGATTCAGGTCCACGGCGGCGCGGGCTACGTCACCGACCACAACGTCGAGCGATACTACCGCGACGCCCGCATCACCAAGATCTACGAGGGGACCAGCGAGATACAGAAGAACATCATCGCCGACCGCGTGCTGTGA
- a CDS encoding alanine--glyoxylate aminotransferase family protein, with protein MDEAPAVGELTPPDRTLMGPGPSDVHPRVLKAMSTPLVGHLDPSFIEIMNEVQDLLRYTFRTDNKWTIPVSGTGSAAMEAAIGNVVEPGDTMLVPTNGYFGGRMASMAERAGGDVVTVDAPWGQPLDPAAVEAAFDDHSPDVFGFVHAETSTGVLQPSVPELTDIAHANDALVIADSVTSLGGVELRVDEWGIDVAYSGPQKCLSCPPGASPLTLNDDAMDKVLTREEEPRSWYLDLSLLEGYWGEERAYHHTAPITNVYALREALRLVAEEGIENRWDRHLRVAGALKAGVEGMGLEMNAPEDFWLPSLNTVRVPDGVDDGAVIQHLLDEYDLEIASGLGALEGDIWRIGCMGHSARRKNVSYLLAALGNALGEQGAAVDVDAGLAAMSERF; from the coding sequence ATGGATGAGGCACCTGCTGTCGGTGAGTTGACGCCGCCGGATCGAACACTGATGGGACCCGGCCCGAGCGACGTACACCCACGCGTGCTCAAAGCGATGAGCACGCCGCTGGTCGGCCACCTCGACCCCTCGTTCATCGAGATCATGAACGAGGTTCAGGATCTTCTCCGGTACACCTTCCGGACGGACAACAAGTGGACGATTCCAGTCTCGGGAACCGGCTCCGCAGCGATGGAGGCCGCCATTGGAAACGTCGTCGAACCGGGCGATACGATGCTCGTCCCGACGAACGGCTACTTCGGCGGCCGGATGGCGAGCATGGCCGAACGAGCGGGCGGCGATGTCGTCACCGTCGACGCGCCGTGGGGCCAGCCGCTCGACCCGGCAGCGGTCGAAGCGGCATTCGACGACCATAGCCCAGACGTGTTCGGGTTCGTCCACGCCGAGACCAGCACCGGCGTCCTCCAGCCGTCGGTGCCCGAGCTAACGGACATCGCCCACGCGAACGACGCGCTGGTCATCGCCGACAGCGTAACCTCGCTGGGCGGCGTCGAACTCCGCGTCGACGAGTGGGGCATCGACGTGGCCTACTCCGGCCCGCAGAAGTGCCTCTCCTGTCCACCGGGCGCGAGCCCGCTCACACTCAACGACGACGCGATGGACAAGGTCCTCACCCGCGAGGAGGAGCCCCGGTCGTGGTATCTGGACCTCTCGCTGCTGGAAGGGTACTGGGGCGAGGAGCGCGCCTACCATCACACCGCGCCCATCACGAACGTGTACGCGCTGCGTGAGGCGCTGCGACTCGTCGCTGAGGAAGGTATCGAAAATCGCTGGGACCGCCACCTGCGCGTCGCCGGCGCGCTGAAAGCCGGCGTCGAGGGGATGGGCCTAGAGATGAACGCCCCCGAGGACTTCTGGCTCCCGAGCCTGAACACCGTCCGCGTCCCCGACGGCGTCGACGACGGCGCGGTCATCCAGCACCTGCTCGACGAGTACGACCTCGAAATCGCCAGCGGTCTGGGCGCACTGGAGGGCGACATCTGGCGCATCGGCTGTATGGGCCACTCCGCTCGTCGCAAGAACGTCAGCTACCTGCTCGCGGCGCTGGGCAACGCGCTGGGTGAGCAGGGTGCGGCCGTTGACGTGGACGCTGGGCTGGCGGCGATGAGCGAGCGGTTCTGA
- a CDS encoding acyl-CoA dehydrogenase family protein — protein MISFTDSEAATTLAERARALMDEVVIPRERELAGGTAISDATVRDLRAAAREYDVYAPQIPEEHGGMGYDFRDVLPTFEEAGRSLLGPIAMRVDAPDEGNMHLLEMQGTDLQKSEYLEPLVAGEIQSGFAMTEPMQGAGSDPKMIRTTAAKDGDEWVIDGHKWWTTGGVDADILLVFARTDQDVHPYQGCSVFIVPADADGVDIVRNIPHMGSQGDPKGHAEIEFNDVRVPEEHLLGEEGNGFQHVQQRLGPARLTHCMRFSGMAERALSIAKAYTAERQAFGDSVADKQHVRFEIAEQETQIQAARALVRAAADAISAGQEARVEVSMSKVFAARATQDAIDTAVQFCGGNGIGRDLPLADFYELVRTFRIVDGADEVHLRTIAREAFEDVDSDELEPVRRYRE, from the coding sequence ATGATATCGTTCACCGATTCCGAGGCCGCGACTACGCTTGCCGAGCGCGCCAGAGCGCTGATGGACGAAGTCGTCATTCCGCGGGAGCGGGAGCTCGCGGGCGGGACGGCCATTTCGGACGCAACAGTTCGCGACCTCCGCGCTGCTGCACGGGAGTACGACGTGTACGCCCCGCAAATTCCCGAAGAACACGGCGGTATGGGCTATGACTTCCGGGACGTGCTGCCGACGTTCGAGGAAGCGGGTCGAAGCCTTCTCGGCCCGATTGCGATGCGGGTCGACGCGCCCGACGAGGGCAATATGCACCTGCTGGAAATGCAAGGCACGGACCTCCAGAAATCGGAGTATCTGGAGCCGCTCGTCGCGGGCGAGATACAGTCGGGCTTCGCGATGACGGAGCCGATGCAGGGTGCGGGTTCGGACCCGAAGATGATACGCACAACCGCAGCGAAAGACGGCGACGAGTGGGTCATCGACGGCCACAAGTGGTGGACTACCGGCGGCGTCGATGCCGACATTCTGCTCGTCTTCGCCCGGACAGATCAGGACGTGCATCCGTATCAGGGGTGCTCGGTGTTCATCGTCCCGGCCGACGCCGACGGCGTGGACATCGTTCGGAACATCCCGCACATGGGGAGTCAGGGCGACCCGAAGGGTCACGCCGAAATCGAGTTCAACGACGTTCGCGTCCCCGAGGAGCACCTGCTGGGCGAGGAAGGCAACGGGTTCCAGCACGTCCAGCAACGGCTCGGCCCGGCGCGGCTCACCCACTGTATGCGTTTCTCGGGAATGGCCGAGCGGGCGCTGTCCATCGCCAAGGCCTACACCGCCGAGCGGCAGGCCTTCGGCGACAGCGTGGCCGACAAACAGCACGTCCGGTTCGAGATCGCCGAGCAAGAGACACAGATTCAGGCCGCGCGGGCGCTGGTCCGAGCCGCCGCAGACGCCATCTCCGCTGGTCAGGAAGCCCGCGTCGAGGTGTCGATGAGCAAAGTGTTCGCTGCCCGAGCGACGCAGGACGCCATCGACACCGCGGTCCAGTTCTGTGGCGGCAACGGTATCGGGCGGGACCTTCCGCTGGCGGACTTCTATGAACTGGTCAGGACCTTCCGCATTGTCGACGGGGCTGATGAGGTCCACCTGCGGACCATCGCCCGCGAGGCGTTCGAGGACGTGGACAGCGACGAGCTGGAACCGGTCCGCCGCTACCGGGAGTAG
- a CDS encoding MaoC/PaaZ C-terminal domain-containing protein, with protein MAGEFDTVDVGDGFTTPGRTITEADVVNFAGVSGDFNHLHTNAERMADSGYGERIAHGALVFSVVTGLLWQARDEAEKRHMVAFYGLDRLRFVKPVFLGETVHVEAEIVDKERRDHPVATGVVRTEVTALNQADETVFSAEFLTLRQ; from the coding sequence ATGGCTGGCGAGTTCGACACAGTCGACGTTGGCGACGGCTTCACGACGCCGGGGCGGACCATCACCGAGGCCGATGTGGTCAACTTCGCCGGTGTTAGCGGGGACTTCAATCACCTCCACACGAACGCCGAGCGGATGGCCGACTCGGGGTACGGCGAGCGCATCGCACACGGTGCGCTGGTGTTCTCGGTCGTCACCGGACTACTATGGCAGGCCCGCGACGAGGCCGAAAAGCGGCACATGGTCGCGTTCTACGGGCTCGACCGCCTCCGGTTCGTCAAGCCGGTGTTTCTGGGAGAGACAGTGCACGTCGAGGCCGAGATTGTCGACAAAGAGCGTCGAGACCACCCGGTTGCGACGGGCGTCGTCCGGACCGAGGTCACCGCTCTGAATCAGGCCGACGAAACCGTCTTTTCCGCTGAGTTCCTGACACTCCGGCAGTAG
- a CDS encoding HAD family hydrolase — MSESPDVEAVFWDIGGVILRMESVRAAHREFVERLCSEYPAAIGSDAALERWRTVLGAYFGERDGTEFRPAREGYQLAVDEILTVDPEETEWESLFQRIRNEQVEPNPDAIAAIEVLAAAPLHQGVISDVDDGEGEQLLRTFGVWDAMDSYTASETVGRTKPDPAMFETALEKAGVTPERAVMIGDRYEHDMDGGTQAGLWTVAYGAEDGPAVDIALDDLRELPDWLALSDGE, encoded by the coding sequence GTGAGCGAGAGTCCAGACGTCGAGGCCGTCTTCTGGGACATCGGGGGCGTCATCCTTCGGATGGAGTCCGTCCGGGCGGCCCACCGCGAGTTTGTCGAACGCCTGTGTTCGGAGTACCCGGCGGCTATTGGTTCCGACGCGGCCCTCGAACGATGGCGGACGGTCCTCGGAGCGTACTTCGGCGAGCGCGATGGCACCGAGTTCCGGCCGGCCCGCGAGGGCTACCAGCTGGCAGTCGACGAGATTCTGACAGTCGACCCCGAGGAAACCGAGTGGGAGTCACTGTTCCAGAGAATCCGCAACGAACAGGTCGAACCCAACCCCGACGCTATCGCGGCTATCGAGGTGCTGGCTGCTGCACCGCTCCATCAGGGCGTCATCAGCGACGTGGACGACGGCGAAGGCGAGCAACTGTTGCGGACCTTCGGCGTCTGGGACGCGATGGATTCGTACACCGCCTCGGAGACCGTCGGTCGTACCAAGCCGGACCCCGCGATGTTCGAAACGGCGCTCGAAAAGGCCGGGGTCACACCGGAGCGGGCCGTGATGATCGGTGACCGCTACGAGCACGACATGGACGGTGGGACACAGGCCGGGCTGTGGACGGTCGCCTACGGAGCCGAGGACGGACCCGCCGTGGACATCGCGCTTGATGACCTCCGGGAGTTGCCGGATTGGCTCGCCCTCTCAGACGGGGAGTGA